A genome region from Sphingobium sp. CR2-8 includes the following:
- a CDS encoding NAD(P)H-dependent oxidoreductase: MLIDRLNWRYATKKMNPDKKVPQDVLDRILEAVRLAPTSSGLQQFEVIVVTAKDVREKIRAIAWDQAQVVDASYLIVFAAWDNYTADRINHMFDLVNDERGFRNEGFEAYRQQLLGSYPQRDAQTNFEHAARQAYIGLGIALTAAAFEEVDATPMEGFDPDALDEILDLRARGLRSVAIMPLGYRADEGDWLADLKKVRRPMDQFVSHVD; encoded by the coding sequence ATGCTGATCGACCGTTTGAACTGGCGCTATGCCACCAAGAAGATGAACCCGGACAAGAAGGTCCCGCAGGATGTGCTGGACCGTATCCTGGAGGCGGTGCGGCTGGCGCCGACGTCGAGCGGGTTGCAGCAGTTCGAGGTGATCGTAGTGACGGCCAAGGACGTGCGCGAAAAGATCCGGGCGATCGCCTGGGACCAGGCGCAGGTCGTGGATGCGTCCTATCTGATCGTCTTTGCCGCGTGGGACAATTATACGGCCGATCGGATCAACCATATGTTCGACCTGGTCAATGACGAGCGCGGGTTCCGCAACGAAGGGTTCGAGGCCTATCGCCAGCAATTGCTGGGCAGCTATCCGCAGCGTGATGCGCAGACCAATTTCGAACATGCTGCGCGACAGGCCTATATCGGCCTGGGCATCGCGCTGACCGCGGCGGCCTTTGAAGAGGTGGATGCGACGCCGATGGAGGGCTTCGATCCGGATGCACTGGACGAGATTCTGGACCTGCGCGCGCGCGGGCTGCGGTCGGTGGCGATCATGCCGCTGGGCTATCGCGCGGATGAAGGCGACTGGCTGGCCGACCTGAAGAAGGTGCGGCGGCCGATGGACCAGTTCGTGTCGCACGTGGATTGA
- a CDS encoding DNA-packaging protein: MRVSDQEWLAGESSRARAAILKRLDQAAAERLAHEWLYLARPGQLPPAGDWRIWLMMAGRGFGKTRAGAEWVRMVAEADPTARIALVGATLGEARSVMVEGASGLLSIAPWWNRPAYAPALRKLTWPNGAMATLFGAAEPESLRGPQFSHGWADEIAKWADGEAAWHNLMMGLRLGSRPRVLATTTPRPVPLVRGLVARNGDDVVVTGGRTAENAAHLAEGFVDAMAASYGGTRLGRQELDGELIAEVEGALWTRDLIERCRARHVPGVLTRVVVAVDPPASAGGDACGIVVAGTGGDGRAYVIADASVAGQSPEGWARAVAAAALVHGADRVVAEANNGGAMVESVLRAAEEDMPVKLVHASRGKSARAEPVAALYEAGRVAHRGAFPELEDQMCGLIAGGGYVGPGRSPDRADALVWALSELMLGKRGAAQVRVM; the protein is encoded by the coding sequence ATGCGGGTTTCGGATCAGGAGTGGCTGGCCGGGGAGAGCAGCCGGGCGCGGGCGGCGATCCTGAAGCGGCTGGACCAGGCGGCGGCCGAGCGGCTGGCGCATGAATGGCTGTATCTGGCGCGGCCGGGGCAATTGCCGCCCGCGGGCGACTGGCGCATCTGGCTGATGATGGCGGGGCGCGGCTTCGGCAAGACGCGGGCGGGAGCGGAATGGGTGCGGATGGTGGCGGAGGCCGATCCCACGGCGCGGATCGCGCTGGTGGGCGCGACGCTGGGCGAGGCGCGCAGCGTGATGGTGGAGGGGGCGTCGGGGCTGTTGTCGATCGCGCCCTGGTGGAACCGGCCGGCCTATGCGCCCGCGCTGCGCAAGTTGACCTGGCCCAATGGCGCGATGGCGACCCTGTTCGGCGCGGCCGAGCCGGAGAGTTTGCGCGGGCCGCAGTTCAGCCATGGCTGGGCCGACGAGATCGCCAAATGGGCCGACGGCGAGGCGGCCTGGCATAATCTGATGATGGGATTGCGGCTGGGGAGCAGGCCGCGCGTGCTGGCGACGACGACCCCGCGCCCGGTGCCGCTGGTCCGGGGGCTGGTGGCGCGGAACGGCGACGATGTGGTCGTGACGGGAGGGCGGACGGCGGAGAATGCGGCGCATCTGGCGGAGGGCTTTGTCGACGCCATGGCGGCGAGCTATGGCGGTACGCGGCTGGGGCGGCAGGAGCTGGATGGCGAACTGATCGCGGAGGTGGAGGGCGCGCTGTGGACGCGCGATCTGATCGAGCGGTGCCGGGCGCGCCATGTGCCGGGCGTGTTGACCCGCGTGGTGGTGGCGGTCGATCCGCCCGCGTCGGCTGGTGGCGACGCGTGCGGGATCGTGGTCGCGGGCACCGGGGGCGACGGGCGCGCCTATGTGATCGCCGACGCCAGTGTCGCGGGGCAGTCGCCCGAAGGCTGGGCGCGGGCGGTGGCGGCGGCGGCGCTGGTGCATGGGGCCGACCGGGTGGTGGCCGAGGCGAATAATGGCGGGGCGATGGTGGAAAGCGTGCTGCGCGCGGCGGAGGAGGACATGCCGGTGAAGCTGGTTCATGCGAGCCGGGGCAAATCCGCGCGGGCGGAGCCGGTGGCGGCCCTGTACGAGGCCGGGCGGGTGGCGCATCGCGGGGCCTTTCCCGAACTGGAGGACCAGATGTGCGGGTTGATCGCGGGGGGTGGCTATGTCGGGCCGGGACGGTCGCCGGATCGGGCGGACGCGCTGGTGTGGGCGCTGAGCGAGTTGATGCTGGGGAAGAGAGGGGCGGCGCAGGTGCGGGTGATGTGA
- a CDS encoding M28 family peptidase produces the protein MRHMILLAAASALCSTMAVSAPAQRRAPDPARLKADVEKLVSFGTRHTLSSATDPKRGIGAARRWGAAEFAKIGKSCGGCLTVETIADRFTGPRAPDGVEVVDVLAIQKGTGDPNQVVIVAGHIDSRVTDVMNVTGDAPGANDNASGTALVIEAARVLAGETFDGTIVYALLSGEEQGLWGGKLLAATAKARGWQVRAMLNNDIVGNTVGQNGQVVADRVRVFSEGMRAGDDAKASATRRAIGGEDDGPSRALAKAIDGIAEGNPQIGLDVFPVRRFDRFGRGGDHSPFLDLGFPAVRFSVGIENYDRQHQDLRTENGRVYGDTVEGMDFPYLAKVTALNVATLRRLADAPAAPASVSLDGALSMDTRVFWDAVPGASGYKVYWRRADAQDWTDSRDVTGATEVVLKDIVVDDHFIGVAAVGKDGAESLVTFGGMAARK, from the coding sequence ATGAGACATATGATCCTGCTGGCCGCTGCCTCCGCCCTGTGTTCCACCATGGCTGTTTCGGCCCCTGCACAGAGGCGCGCGCCCGATCCGGCGCGGTTGAAGGCGGATGTCGAAAAGCTTGTCAGTTTCGGGACGCGGCATACGCTGTCTTCGGCGACCGATCCCAAGCGCGGGATCGGCGCGGCGCGGCGATGGGGCGCGGCGGAGTTTGCGAAGATCGGCAAGAGCTGCGGCGGGTGCCTGACCGTGGAGACGATCGCGGATCGCTTTACCGGGCCGCGCGCGCCGGACGGGGTCGAGGTGGTCGACGTGCTGGCGATCCAGAAGGGGACGGGTGATCCTAACCAGGTGGTGATCGTCGCGGGGCATATCGACAGTCGCGTGACCGATGTGATGAATGTGACCGGGGATGCGCCGGGCGCGAACGACAATGCGTCGGGCACCGCTTTGGTGATTGAGGCGGCGCGGGTGCTGGCGGGCGAAACGTTCGACGGGACGATCGTCTATGCGCTGTTGTCGGGTGAGGAGCAGGGGCTGTGGGGCGGCAAGCTGCTGGCCGCCACGGCCAAGGCGCGCGGCTGGCAGGTGCGGGCGATGCTGAACAACGATATCGTCGGGAATACGGTCGGCCAGAATGGGCAGGTCGTTGCCGACCGGGTGCGGGTCTTTTCCGAAGGGATGCGCGCGGGCGACGACGCCAAGGCGAGCGCGACGCGGCGGGCGATCGGCGGCGAGGATGACGGGCCGTCGCGGGCGCTGGCCAAGGCGATCGACGGGATTGCCGAGGGGAATCCGCAGATCGGGCTGGATGTGTTTCCGGTGCGGCGCTTCGATCGGTTCGGGCGGGGTGGCGACCATTCGCCCTTCCTGGACCTGGGCTTTCCGGCCGTGCGCTTTTCGGTGGGGATCGAAAATTACGATCGGCAGCATCAGGATCTGCGCACCGAAAACGGGCGGGTCTATGGCGATACGGTCGAGGGGATGGACTTTCCCTATCTGGCGAAGGTGACGGCGCTGAATGTCGCGACTTTGCGGCGGCTGGCGGATGCTCCGGCGGCGCCGGCCAGCGTCTCGCTGGATGGGGCGTTGTCGATGGATACGCGGGTCTTCTGGGACGCGGTGCCGGGGGCGAGCGGATATAAGGTCTATTGGCGACGCGCCGATGCGCAGGACTGGACCGATAGCCGGGACGTGACCGGCGCGACCGAGGTGGTGCTCAAGGATATCGTGGTGGACGATCATTTCATCGGCGTCGCGGCGGTCGGCAAGGATGGCGCGGAAAGTCTGGTGACGTTCGGGGGGATGGCGGCGCGCAAATAG
- a CDS encoding YnfA family protein, translating to MAIILYIGAAIAEIAGCFAFWAWLRMGRSVWWVAPGVASLCLFAWLLTLVEADHAGRAYAAYGAIYILSAILWLWAAEGVRPDRWDLVGLGLCLAGGAVILWGPRSA from the coding sequence ATGGCCATCATCCTCTATATCGGTGCGGCGATCGCGGAGATTGCGGGGTGTTTCGCCTTTTGGGCGTGGCTGCGGATGGGCCGGTCGGTCTGGTGGGTGGCGCCGGGGGTTGCGTCCCTGTGCCTGTTCGCCTGGCTGTTGACGCTGGTGGAGGCGGATCATGCGGGGCGGGCCTACGCGGCCTATGGGGCGATCTATATCCTGTCGGCGATACTATGGCTGTGGGCAGCCGAGGGGGTGCGGCCGGACCGGTGGGATCTGGTTGGGCTGGGGCTGTGCCTGGCCGGCGGGGCGGTGATCCTGTGGGGGCCGCGATCGGCATGA
- a CDS encoding glutathione S-transferase family protein, producing the protein MIIHGARPSPFVRKVIVFAAEKGIDVEVRTAGFGRGAEGYLKGSPFGKIPALEDGDFLLCNSTAIVTYMDALHPEPNLIPTAPRARARTIWYEEFGDTVVQAAGQMIFFNRAVARRLKREPDLAAADRAEAEKMPKIYDYLEDVLPDGGWLIEDRFTLADLAAASPIINVGYVSDGLTADRWPKTAAWIARVKARPSVAEALAEEAPMIQAMTEK; encoded by the coding sequence ATGATCATCCATGGCGCGCGGCCGTCACCCTTCGTGCGCAAGGTCATCGTCTTTGCCGCCGAAAAGGGGATCGATGTCGAGGTGCGGACGGCCGGCTTTGGTCGGGGCGCGGAGGGCTATCTGAAGGGGTCGCCCTTCGGCAAGATACCGGCGCTCGAAGATGGCGATTTCCTGCTGTGCAATTCGACCGCGATCGTCACCTATATGGATGCCCTGCACCCCGAACCGAACCTGATCCCGACCGCGCCGAGAGCGCGGGCGCGCACGATCTGGTATGAGGAGTTCGGTGATACGGTGGTGCAGGCGGCGGGGCAGATGATCTTCTTCAACCGCGCGGTCGCCAGGCGGCTGAAGCGGGAGCCGGACCTGGCGGCGGCGGACCGCGCCGAGGCGGAGAAGATGCCGAAAATCTACGATTATCTGGAGGATGTGCTGCCGGATGGGGGGTGGCTGATCGAGGATCGTTTCACTTTGGCGGACCTGGCGGCGGCCAGCCCGATCATCAATGTGGGCTATGTTTCGGATGGGCTGACGGCGGATCGCTGGCCCAAGACGGCGGCCTGGATCGCCCGCGTGAAGGCGCGGCCGAGCGTGGCCGAGGCGCTGGCCGAGGAAGCGCCGATGATCCAGGCGATGACTGAAAAATAA
- a CDS encoding DJ-1/PfpI family protein translates to MRVAVLTFDGFNELDSFVALALLNRVPGWQAEICGPGERVTSMNGVTVDVQQDMEFAAEADVVLIGSGVRTREVVSDAKLMARLRLDPARQIIGAQCSGALILARLGLIGDLPACTDMTTKPWVIEAGIRVIDAPFVAHGNVATAGGCMAAHYLSAWAIARGADDAAARAVIDYVAPVGEEAATVARVMGVIAPFLPVEAEGV, encoded by the coding sequence ATGCGGGTTGCGGTTTTGACGTTCGACGGATTCAACGAACTGGACAGTTTCGTGGCGTTGGCGCTGCTGAACCGGGTGCCGGGCTGGCAGGCGGAGATATGCGGGCCGGGCGAGCGCGTGACGTCGATGAATGGTGTCACGGTCGACGTGCAGCAAGATATGGAATTTGCAGCGGAAGCCGACGTGGTGCTGATCGGCAGCGGCGTGCGAACGCGTGAAGTCGTTTCGGATGCGAAACTGATGGCGCGGTTGCGGTTGGACCCCGCGCGGCAGATCATCGGGGCGCAATGTTCGGGCGCGCTGATCCTGGCGCGGCTGGGACTGATCGGCGACCTGCCCGCCTGCACCGACATGACGACCAAGCCCTGGGTGATCGAGGCGGGAATCAGGGTGATCGATGCGCCGTTCGTGGCGCATGGGAATGTCGCGACGGCAGGGGGATGCATGGCCGCGCATTATTTAAGCGCCTGGGCGATCGCGCGGGGTGCGGACGACGCGGCGGCGCGGGCGGTGATAGACTATGTCGCGCCGGTGGGGGAGGAGGCGGCGACCGTGGCGCGGGTGATGGGCGTGATCGCGCCGTTCCTGCCGGTCGAGGCGGAGGGCGTATAA
- a CDS encoding GNAT family N-acetyltransferase: MTIRLATPADLPLLHPVIERAYRGDAARAGWTFESDLLTGPRTDLASLAAILDSPTDRLLIALDPNGAPLGCVQISDRAGAGLAYLGLLCIDPVRQSAGLGRRLIAAAEEHAARLFGASAMEMTVIDSRVELIAWYQRRGYALTGERRPFPIPRDPPLAMVVLAKSLATRNDLG, from the coding sequence ATGACCATCCGCCTCGCGACACCCGCCGACCTGCCCCTGCTCCATCCGGTGATCGAGCGCGCCTATCGCGGCGACGCGGCGCGCGCGGGCTGGACCTTCGAATCCGACCTGCTCACCGGGCCGCGCACCGACCTTGCCAGCCTGGCCGCGATCCTCGACAGCCCCACCGACCGCCTGCTCATCGCCCTTGACCCGAACGGCGCGCCGCTGGGCTGCGTCCAGATCAGCGACAGGGCAGGCGCAGGCCTTGCCTATCTCGGCCTGCTCTGCATCGATCCGGTGCGCCAGTCCGCCGGCCTCGGCCGCCGTCTCATCGCCGCGGCCGAAGAGCATGCCGCCCGCCTGTTCGGCGCGTCCGCCATGGAAATGACCGTCATCGACAGCCGGGTCGAACTGATCGCCTGGTATCAGCGCCGCGGCTACGCGCTCACCGGCGAACGCCGCCCCTTCCCGATCCCGCGCGATCCCCCGCTGGCCATGGTCGTACTGGCAAAATCGCTGGCGACCCGAAACGATCTCGGCTAG
- a CDS encoding YqaA family protein: protein MLTKLYQWTLAKAAHRHAERWLFAISFMESSFFPIPPHPLLGLMCLARPERALRFGFICTLASVLGGLFGYAIGHFLYEAVGQQILSALGLAAKFPVAACYLRENAALIILAKGATPIPFKLITITAGFIGLPLFTFLWASIVSRAFQFMLVGFLFWKFGRPIKAFIEKYLALLSILFVVLLVGGFLAASMLTGGGKKDDTCSHATMATIGR from the coding sequence ATGCTCACCAAGCTCTATCAATGGACGCTGGCGAAGGCCGCGCACCGCCATGCCGAACGGTGGTTGTTCGCCATCAGCTTCATGGAATCCAGCTTCTTCCCGATCCCGCCGCACCCGCTGCTGGGCCTCATGTGCCTGGCCCGGCCAGAACGCGCGCTCCGCTTCGGCTTCATCTGCACGCTGGCGTCGGTCCTGGGCGGCCTGTTCGGCTACGCCATCGGCCATTTCCTCTATGAAGCCGTGGGCCAGCAGATCCTCTCGGCCCTCGGCCTCGCCGCCAAATTCCCGGTCGCGGCCTGCTATCTGCGGGAAAACGCCGCCCTCATCATCCTGGCGAAGGGCGCGACGCCCATCCCGTTCAAGCTCATCACCATCACGGCGGGCTTCATCGGCCTGCCGCTCTTCACCTTCCTGTGGGCCAGCATCGTCAGCCGCGCGTTCCAGTTCATGCTGGTGGGCTTCCTGTTCTGGAAATTCGGACGGCCCATCAAGGCGTTCATCGAAAAATATCTGGCCCTGCTCTCGATCCTGTTCGTCGTCCTGCTCGTCGGCGGCTTCCTCGCCGCCTCGATGCTGACCGGCGGCGGCAAGAAGGACGACACGTGCAGCCACGCCACCATGGCGACGATCGGCCGCTAG
- the lnt gene encoding apolipoprotein N-acyltransferase: MRALLVTRPKLVALLAGFASATGFAPLDLWPVTLACLALLILLIERAPDRRAAFTRGWLFGVGHFTLGLNWIAHAFTFQDSMPHWFGYGAVVLLSLYLAVYPGLATLGAWWLSKSPLLPRRREPSPPASTGLPPARDQATPMLLPLLFAATWLASEYLRATLFTGFAWNPLGATLLPTGIGVAATLIGTYGLGALTILAAAALLLALRRQFRPAATIAAPLLALALWGLLSPAPQTPPGAPRIRVVQPNIGQDEKYSPQLEQAHFRNLAALSGTPRPAPRLIFWPEAAIPAYLDMEPDWRARLAGLLGPGDLLMTGATKVYFKPDPQSATGESKLAGANNSLFIVTPDARLAGRYDKAHLVPYGEYLPMRALLQPIGLSRLVPGDADFWPGPGPQSLTLPATLGRPDLKMGVQICYEIIFSGHVVDAANRPAFLFNPSNDAWFGSWGPVQHLAQARLRAIEEGIPIIRSTPTGVSAIIDARGHVVHALGLDRAGFLDSGLPPALPPTLFARLGNWASGLLMLLLLLGTTLALRRGKS; this comes from the coding sequence ATGCGCGCGTTGCTCGTTACCCGCCCAAAACTGGTCGCCCTGCTGGCCGGTTTCGCCTCCGCCACCGGCTTCGCCCCGCTGGACCTCTGGCCCGTCACCCTCGCCTGCCTCGCGCTGCTCATCCTCCTGATCGAGCGCGCGCCCGATCGCCGCGCCGCCTTCACCCGCGGCTGGCTGTTCGGCGTCGGTCATTTCACATTGGGCCTCAACTGGATCGCCCACGCCTTCACCTTTCAGGACAGCATGCCGCACTGGTTCGGCTATGGCGCGGTGGTGCTGCTATCCTTGTATCTCGCCGTCTATCCGGGGCTGGCGACGCTGGGCGCATGGTGGCTATCCAAAAGCCCGCTGCTCCCGCGCAGGCGGGAGCCCAGTCCCCCCGCCTCGACCGGGTTACCGCCTGCGCGGGACCAAGCTACGCCGATGCTCCTCCCTCTCCTCTTCGCCGCCACCTGGCTCGCCAGCGAATATCTGCGCGCGACCCTCTTCACCGGCTTCGCCTGGAACCCGCTCGGCGCGACCTTGCTGCCCACCGGTATCGGCGTGGCGGCGACCCTCATCGGCACCTATGGCCTCGGTGCCCTCACCATCCTCGCCGCCGCCGCGCTCCTCTTGGCGCTGCGACGCCAGTTCCGCCCCGCTGCCACGATCGCCGCGCCGCTGCTCGCCCTCGCGCTCTGGGGCCTCCTCTCCCCCGCGCCACAGACCCCGCCCGGCGCGCCGCGCATCCGCGTCGTCCAGCCCAATATCGGCCAGGACGAGAAATATTCGCCCCAACTCGAGCAGGCCCATTTCCGCAATCTCGCCGCCCTGTCCGGCACGCCGCGCCCCGCCCCGCGCCTGATCTTCTGGCCCGAAGCCGCCATCCCCGCCTATCTCGACATGGAACCCGACTGGCGCGCGCGCCTTGCGGGTCTGCTCGGCCCCGGCGACCTGCTGATGACCGGCGCCACCAAAGTCTATTTCAAGCCCGACCCGCAAAGCGCCACGGGCGAATCCAAACTGGCCGGCGCCAACAACAGCCTGTTCATCGTCACCCCCGACGCGCGCCTGGCGGGCCGCTATGACAAGGCGCATCTGGTGCCCTATGGCGAATATCTGCCGATGCGCGCGCTCCTCCAGCCGATCGGCCTTTCCCGCCTCGTCCCCGGAGACGCCGATTTCTGGCCCGGCCCCGGCCCGCAAAGCCTGACGCTTCCCGCCACGCTCGGCCGCCCGGACCTGAAGATGGGCGTGCAAATCTGCTACGAGATCATCTTCTCGGGCCATGTGGTCGACGCCGCCAACCGCCCCGCCTTCCTCTTCAACCCCTCCAACGACGCCTGGTTCGGCAGTTGGGGACCGGTCCAGCATCTGGCCCAGGCGCGCCTCCGCGCGATCGAGGAGGGCATCCCCATCATCCGCTCGACCCCCACCGGCGTCTCCGCGATCATCGACGCGCGCGGCCATGTCGTCCATGCGCTCGGCCTCGACCGCGCCGGTTTCCTCGACTCCGGCCTGCCGCCCGCGCTCCCGCCCACGCTCTTCGCGCGGCTCGGCAACTGGGCGTCCGGCCTGCTGATGCTGCTGCTGCTGCTGGGCACCACCCTTGCGCTCCGCAGAGGCAAAAGCTAA
- the metK gene encoding methionine adenosyltransferase has protein sequence MRNQFLFTSESVSEGHPDKVADQISNSIVDLFLSKDPEARIACETLTTTQLVVLAGEIRCKGVYENGAWAPGAQEEIEATVRATVKRIGYEQDGFHWQTFRFENNLHGQSAHIAQGVDESGNKDEGAGDQGIMFGYASDETPDLMPATLYYSHKILERMAADRHAQVVDFLEPDAKSQVTLEYIDEKPVRATALVVSTQHAKDMDNDDSRAKLRAYVKGVMADVLPEGWLPGDEAIYVNPTGLFEIGGPDGDAGLTGRKIIVDTYGGASPHGGGAFSGKDPTKVDRSAAYITRYLAKNIVAAGLARRCTIQLSYAIGVAEPLSLYVDLHGTGTVEASAIEAVLPTLVRLTPKGIRTHLGLNKPIYQKTAAYGHFGRTPEGDYFPWEKTDLVDALKAALA, from the coding sequence ATGCGCAATCAATTCCTCTTCACCTCGGAATCCGTTTCCGAAGGCCATCCCGACAAGGTCGCGGACCAGATTTCCAATTCGATCGTCGATCTCTTCCTGTCGAAAGACCCCGAAGCCCGCATCGCCTGCGAAACGCTGACCACTACCCAGCTGGTCGTTCTGGCCGGTGAAATCCGCTGCAAGGGCGTCTATGAAAATGGCGCCTGGGCGCCCGGCGCGCAGGAAGAGATCGAAGCCACCGTCCGCGCGACCGTCAAGCGCATCGGCTACGAGCAGGACGGCTTCCATTGGCAGACCTTCCGCTTCGAAAACAACCTCCACGGCCAGTCCGCCCACATCGCTCAGGGCGTCGATGAAAGCGGCAACAAGGATGAAGGCGCAGGCGATCAGGGCATCATGTTCGGCTATGCCTCGGACGAAACCCCCGACCTCATGCCCGCCACCCTCTATTACAGCCACAAGATCCTGGAGCGCATGGCGGCCGACCGCCACGCACAAGTCGTCGATTTCCTCGAACCCGACGCCAAGAGCCAGGTGACGCTCGAATATATCGACGAAAAGCCGGTCCGCGCGACCGCCCTCGTCGTCTCGACCCAGCACGCCAAGGATATGGACAATGACGACAGCCGCGCCAAGCTGCGCGCCTACGTCAAGGGTGTGATGGCCGATGTCCTGCCCGAAGGCTGGCTGCCGGGCGACGAAGCCATTTACGTCAACCCGACCGGCCTGTTCGAAATCGGCGGTCCCGACGGCGACGCAGGCCTTACCGGCCGCAAGATCATCGTCGACACCTATGGCGGCGCATCCCCGCATGGCGGCGGCGCGTTCAGCGGCAAGGACCCCACAAAGGTCGACCGCTCGGCCGCCTACATCACCCGTTATCTGGCGAAGAACATCGTCGCCGCTGGCCTCGCCCGTCGCTGCACGATCCAGCTCAGCTACGCGATCGGTGTCGCCGAACCGCTCTCGCTCTATGTCGACCTGCACGGCACCGGCACGGTGGAAGCCTCCGCGATCGAGGCCGTCCTGCCGACGCTGGTGCGCCTGACGCCCAAGGGCATCCGCACCCATCTGGGCCTCAACAAGCCGATCTACCAGAAGACCGCCGCCTACGGCCATTTCGGCCGCACGCCCGAAGGTGACTATTTCCCCTGGGAAAAGACCGATCTGGTCGACGCGCTCAAGGCCGCTCTGGCCTGA
- the trmB gene encoding tRNA (guanine(46)-N(7))-methyltransferase TrmB, translating into MTAHKSGDPTTLNRLYGRQSGPKLRKGQQELVDTLLPAIAVPAEGEVTAANLFGYDRPLHFEIGFGGGEHMAYRADMLPDHGFIGCEPFLNGVVQALGHVRDGALGNVRLHMGDALDVLSRIPDGSLSFVYLLHPDPWPKARHAKRRMMNPGPVAMIAKKLKPGGEFRFGTDHPVYLRWALMVMNGHPDFDWLASDPKDFQTRPGGWPETRYEAKARRIGHEVWYFRYRRR; encoded by the coding sequence ATGACAGCGCATAAATCCGGCGACCCCACGACCCTCAACCGCCTTTACGGCCGCCAGTCGGGGCCAAAGCTCCGCAAGGGCCAGCAGGAACTGGTCGACACCCTCCTGCCCGCCATTGCAGTGCCTGCGGAAGGCGAAGTGACCGCCGCCAACCTCTTTGGTTATGACCGCCCGCTCCATTTCGAAATCGGCTTCGGCGGCGGCGAACATATGGCCTATCGCGCCGACATGCTGCCCGACCATGGCTTCATCGGCTGCGAACCCTTCCTCAACGGCGTCGTCCAGGCGCTCGGCCATGTCCGCGACGGCGCGCTCGGCAATGTCCGCCTCCACATGGGCGATGCCCTCGACGTGCTCAGCCGCATCCCCGACGGATCATTGAGCTTCGTCTATCTGCTTCATCCCGATCCCTGGCCCAAGGCGCGCCATGCCAAGCGCCGCATGATGAACCCCGGCCCGGTCGCGATGATCGCGAAAAAACTCAAGCCCGGCGGCGAGTTCCGCTTCGGCACCGACCATCCGGTCTATCTGCGCTGGGCGCTGATGGTGATGAACGGCCACCCCGATTTCGACTGGCTGGCGAGCGACCCCAAGGATTTTCAGACCCGCCCCGGCGGCTGGCCGGAAACCCGCTACGAAGCCAAGGCCCGCCGCATCGGCCACGAAGTCTGGTACTTCCGATACCGCCGCCGCTGA
- a CDS encoding STAS/SEC14 domain-containing protein, with protein sequence MYDIEFRHDINLLDIRWHGLFSSDGVAAYAREVKARFVLEGFAPGYLLRMDMTDSAVQPQDALAAFREHLGEGKFPRASRIAIITPSAIAKLQVRREMTQEYLRIFASAQELLAWLLEPVLVAG encoded by the coding sequence ATGTACGACATTGAATTCCGCCACGACATCAATCTGTTGGATATACGCTGGCACGGGCTGTTCAGCAGCGACGGGGTCGCGGCCTATGCCCGCGAGGTCAAGGCCCGATTCGTGCTGGAGGGCTTTGCCCCGGGCTATTTGTTGCGCATGGACATGACCGACAGCGCGGTGCAGCCGCAGGACGCGCTCGCCGCTTTCCGCGAGCATCTGGGCGAAGGTAAGTTTCCGCGTGCGTCCCGCATCGCCATCATAACGCCCAGCGCCATCGCCAAATTGCAGGTGCGCCGGGAAATGACGCAGGAGTATCTGCGCATCTTCGCGAGCGCGCAGGAATTGCTGGCATGGCTTTTGGAGCCTGTATTGGTGGCTGGGTGA
- a CDS encoding winged helix-turn-helix domain-containing protein, with the protein MTGQAMLKIKIQIYCGDQIAMGPGKADLLDAIADEGSISAAGRKLGMSYRRCWLLVDMMNRCWAQPLVATSSEGAQLTDAGRAILRDYRALQQVASGASEDAWPLLERHLRAAPLEAQAQS; encoded by the coding sequence ATGACCGGCCAGGCGATGCTGAAGATCAAGATCCAGATATATTGCGGCGACCAGATCGCCATGGGGCCGGGCAAGGCCGACCTGCTCGACGCGATCGCGGATGAAGGATCTATCTCTGCGGCTGGCCGCAAGCTGGGCATGAGCTATCGGCGTTGCTGGCTGCTGGTCGATATGATGAACCGATGCTGGGCGCAGCCGCTGGTCGCGACGTCGAGCGAGGGCGCGCAACTGACCGACGCAGGCCGTGCGATCCTGCGCGACTATCGGGCCTTGCAACAGGTCGCCTCCGGCGCGAGCGAGGATGCATGGCCGCTGCTGGAGCGGCACTTGCGCGCCGCGCCGCTGGAGGCGCAGGCGCAATCCTAA